The sequence tatcaatatcctttatttgctgctgaggaataaagaaagagataaagcctaatatgagcctccgtgtcctttaataaaattaaaaattttagaccaaaatagctaagCTGTAATCCCTCTCTGTCAGCTGTTGCCACTTCCACTGTTTTGCCCTAaagtttgaaaatcactttgaattcctgactcttatcattttatgtatgtattttggtgAATACATTTCTAAAATTATAATTTGAGAAACTtaataatttgtttaaaaaaaaaaaaaaaaaaaaatggaatgattTTATGTTGGTTGATGAGTtggttaatctttttttttccctctctttccAGTTAGCCTCTTCCTTGGGGGCTCAATGGACCCCCTTAATAGTACTAGCAAATACACGCAGCGGGAACAACATGGGTGAGGTTCTCCTCAGTGAATTCAAGGGCCTTTTGAATCCTGCCCAGGTAAAgacattaaatataatataacacttttttcattttgtgtgatttttttttgtgtatgtgattACAGATGAGCTAGTAGTCCTTGGAGAAAATTACCGTAATAGTATTTTTCCAGTTTGTAGTTTAAGGGTAGGATGTTCTTTTCTTCCCATGCACAGGTTAAAGGTTTAAAAGGTACAGGGAGTATGTAAGAACACATAATTAAAGCACACACTTATTAAATGCAGATCAGTTGCGTGATCTTGCGAGGTTACATGGAAGGGCTGGATGGATAGATGAGTATTGTGTGAAACGTTTTCCTGACAAAGGAAGTAGAGCTTACTGTTCACTCCAGCCTTTTGTCAAGATTGTCAAGTTTAGGAAAAATACGTTcggcaaagtagtccctactttgtcttctgttttaaagagaaatagatgaaaataaatagataagataaaataaataaaaaatgaagaaactATTCTGATAAGAGGAATTGATGAGAGAAATACGTTTGGGCAGCTGAACCACTTTAAAGCTTTGCAGCTttaaatgtgtgacatgtcatgattcccttttattccagaaatttggtccttaaggggttaatcccctaTGTAGCTTAGGACTCACAGCGAATGTCACTTGGAAAGGGAATCAGCCAGGATTTGGAGAACTAGTGGAGAAAGGACTCTGAAGGGCTCATAACTGACAAGTGCCTGTTAAAGAGACAGCAAGATGCTTTTGTTTTCCTGTTAAATTAGCAGTATAGAAGCAAAATAAGTTACAGAtttagtaatataaaaaaaaccctACCCTTTAGAAAACTCATGATAAAACCTGGATGTGTTTGGGAGGAGcctgctgctctgtgtcagcctgttattggctgctcttctttgtCATGCTCTGTGTTGTGGGTATCTAACAGCCATTGAAATGTGCACTTTAATTGGTCAATCACAAAGCGTCAGAACATGTAACATGGTTGCTATTTCTTGATGGCTGCAACCTTTTTGTTCCAGGTGTTTGACTTAAGCAAGATCTCACCATTTAAAGCTCTTCAGCTCTGCACGTTGCTGCCACCAAATTCTGCAAAGGTGCTGGTTTGTGGTGGGGACGGCACAGTAGGCTGGGTCCTGGATGCTGTGGATGAAATGAAGATAAAGGTAGAACTCGTTCTTTCTCCTGGTTCGTGAGATTATAGAATAACAGAATAGAGCCATTACCAGtcttttaccatttaaaaaacaCAGCATTTTTATTGCTTTTCTTTCACATGAGACAAGGCTTTCATATGAGTATTATTTAGTGTattgtgtattatttttatatatatatatatatatatatatatatatatatatatataattttttatcatCAAAAGAATAAGCATTATTTCTCTCTGTTTCATATTATGTTGTTATAATAAGTCATTCTTGAATCATTATGTACAAGTTATTTTGGCTAGGGCTTGACAATTTATGGTCTCTATAATCTTTGGCCTAGCAGCGTGATTGCAGACTTTCATATTTAAGGTTTTTGTAAGTCTTAAAAAACGAAATATTCTATGTATTAGACACATTTTCATTGCATGTGTTTTAGTGTCTGGAAAACTTTGTTCCGCAAGTAGCCATTTTACCACTGGGGACAGGAAACGACTTGGCTAATTCATTGGGATGGGGACCTGGCTTTGCTGGTGATGTTCCTGTGGAGCAAATACTTCGGAACGTAATGGATGCTGACAGCGTCAAACTTGATAGGTGAGCCTTCTTCCTTCTTATTGAAGTCTGTAATGTAGTCTCTGCACCAAACACCGAAGACTATTCTACTTTCACCAAGACTCTtttaatgttgttgttttggtttttattgtttgtttgtttgtttgtttgtttttttctctccagatGGAAAGTACAAGTTACAAACAAAGGGTACAGCCTGAGGAAACCAAAGGTACAGATGTCCAACATTCATAGTACCAACAAAAGCAAAGCTATTTCAGAAGTCTTAATACAGCACTCACTCAGGGACTTAAATCACTAAACCGTTTGCAAGTGAATTGCTACATTTTCATCCGTATATAAGTTGGAACAATTCTCAAAACTTTGCTATTTTTTGTTTCAAATTTCACAATAGTACAccgtttcattaaaaaaaaaaaaaacaatgaaagaaACCAAATAACACATGTTGCTAGGAAAAGAGATCTCTTCATATTGAGCATCCCTTGTCATACATTTACATATGTCAGATCTGTGGACCAGAAATCACCATTGATTGATATTGATTGGTATTGATCATCTCACAGTAGTCATTGAATGCATTGAAGACTTACAGTGCAGGGATGACTCCACCAATCCATTGATTCTCATAAGAAGCATTGGTAATCTTTTGCATTCTAATGACTCTGCATGATGCCAAACATAAAGACCTTAGAAAATTCATTGTCTGTCTGACCGCTCTtggtaatttaaaaaacaaaaaaaacatcttctcTATGCAGCCTGATATGAAGTAATTTGCTGTGATCGTCCAGTGCATCTCATGCAAGTATTGATTCCAGTGTTCCTCATAGAGAGATATTACCAGTGTTCAGTGCCATTATCCTATGTGTGTGATAACCCCAACATGAAATCCAtcaaggaacagtctctagtggtgcttacagccactagaggtgtgttttcaACCAAATGTAAGCAcggctgtttttaaaaaaaatatttgttgcaTAGCATCAAGATCCGCCttcttcacatatgtttttgctattgatccaaaagaaggaaaaaaccctagtttgaagcgcttccaattttgcaacaaactaggaaaaaaattcctttttgaccccaaaatagcagtcagatgtatccttggatcaaacagctattaccccactaattagaaattatatccctgtatgttatgtttttgcaaatatttatccaattgcaatttaaacatctgtatggactctgacaaaaccacctcttcaggcagagaattccatatccgtaTAGTTCTTTTcgttgccttagatgaaatctcctttcttccagcctaaattcgtgagctcgtgtcctatgtaaagtccagtttatgaatagatttccagataatggtttgtactggccccgaatatatttgtataatgttatcatatcccctctgaggctttTTAAATGGCTCTGTTttatgttgtctgagaaaaagaccATCTCCGcacctaaacattttttttaaatatattaatcctTTCATTAGAAGAGAGGAATTCCAGAGATTGCCAGTCCCATAATAAACTCCTTTTAGTGGCTTGTTTTCTATAAGAGCAcagttagttttttattttttgggttttttttaattatagtttAGAACCAATAACAAGCCTTAGTCCCACCTCCAACTGTGATGtttctctgctgtggatttattTTATTCAGTCTCTTCTCCCCTTCTGTTTTAATGGATTCCATTCCTACAAGGCACCTTGAATCAATGTATTAACAAATGCTCTATGCTAACTGGTGTTTGTATATTGATTCCCAGACTCTTCAATGCGTGGTTTTTAATTTGtattccttttaaaaaaatacatattattaatatAGCCGAAGTAGTGGTGACTGTAATGAGCCATGTTTTAACTAgctgatgtatttatttttcaggtATTGTCAATGAATAACTACTTCTCAGTTGGTCCAGATGCATTGATGGCCTTAAATTTCCATACTCACCGTGAGAAGACTCCATCCCTGTTTTCTAGCAGACTTGTCAACAAGGTAGGTCTTTTGGAAATGGACaaatattcttttattttctgcTGATGGACACAGTTCATTCCATCTCATGCCTTTCAGCAGACTACTGCTCAAAGTTATTTAGACCTGTGGTTCTCAGGCGTACGTCAAGGATTTCAGAATTTTCCAGTTCGGTTCCAGTGGGGTTACAGACAAATGTGGACCATTGAGCATTTGGGACTAGGTTGGGGGCAGCTGTTAGAATCTCTTGGAAAAACATTTACTTTTAATATGTCCTAAACAGGCCATTTCATTAGCTGTTCCTGTAAGTCACAGTTGGATTATCTTTAAAACTGACAGCTGATTAATCTGTATTTAAGCAAAGGGGTACCTGGAACATTGGACTGTTTGGCTTACTGGCTTACCTATGTTTAAGGAGGAATGTCCAGAAAGCATTGTCTGTTTGGGTTTTAGAGCCCAGAAATTTGACACGTTACTCTATAGTTGTGCTCTATATTGGGGATCAATTCCAGCATGCTGTCATTACTTGGGTCTTGGGACTgaataattttacatttaagtaATTTTGGGCTCGTTACAGCAAATGTGACAGCTCTGTTTTTTATTACAGGCTGTTTACCTGTTTTATGGGACAAAGGATTGCTTGGTTCAAGAATGTAAAGATCTTAACAAGAAAATAGAGGTAAGATTGTAAACATAAAACTCTACTCTTCTCATCAAATCTAAAATTGCAtgtagtaaaaaaaggggggggaggggtgcacaCTTTGTCTGTGTGTCTAGTAGGAGTTACATTATTTTAAGAGACagctgtcattaaccccttaaggaccaaacttctggaataaaagggaatcatgacatgtcacacatgtcatgtgtccttaaggggttaaagggaaactatagttgtGCGTCCCACTCCCCCTGTGGTGCAGAACTGGTtaaaaaacccttctgtcacttacctgggtccagcgccaatgtccctcagcaGTGGCTCGGGTCATCCggcagggggagacctaatgcacatgcgcaggaaTCTGGTTTACATGTCATGGGGATACATGGGGAATCAGGTGACGctagaagtcctcatgcatagcatgaggaagtccagcgtcatttaggcgactattaaaaaatgcaataattgcaTGCTcaaggttaagggtgatgggacactgcacccataccatttcaatgagctgaagcagtcggggtgcctatactgtccctttaagcaatgccATTACATCAATAGAATGTCTCCTGTCCAAAACTGTGAGCTAATATGTTTACTGtttcacacatttttacaaatacATTTCCTAGTAACAGGGTTTACAAGATGTATACAACCCTGTCTGCAAAggccatttttctgtattttccaTGGCAGGTGCCTAAACAGAGGATGTTTAGAAGTTTATATTTCCCTTTTCTTCATATTCAGGGGAAATGTAATTGGTTCTGGATCTGATGGTGACTGCAGTAGTAATTCTATTAAATGCATTACTTGCTGTGTAATCATGTCTGTTcatctacaggtgatactcgaaaaattagaatacagTGCAAAAGTTCCCTTATTTCAGTAaggcaacgtaaaaggggaaagtaatatatgagatagacgcattgaTTTGTCAGAAGTGCAATGATTAtgacttacagctcatgaaaaccccaaatccacaatctcagtaaattagactattacatgcaatcaataaaacaaggagtgtacatagaacaatatcggacctctgaaaagtataagcatgcatatggactcagtacttagtTTGGgcaccttttgcagcaattactgcctcaatgcggcgtggcatggaagctatcagcctgtggcactgctgaggtgttatggaagaccaggatgcttcaaaagcggccttcagctcttctgcattgttcggtctcatgtctctcatctttctcttggcaatgccccatagattctctaaaaatcaggtcaggtgagtttgctggccaatgaagcacagtaatcccacggtcattgaaccaggctttggtgtttttggcagtgtgggcaggtgccaagtcctgctggaaaatgaagtcagcctccccataaagcttgtctgcagaagtaagcatgaagtgctccaaaatctggTAGACGtactgcgttgaccctggacttaatgaagcacagtggaccaacaccagcagttgatatggctccccaaatcaacacagactgtggaaacttcacactggacttcaagtatCTTGCAGTGTCTGCCTCTCcgttcttcctccagactctgggtccttggtttccaaaagagatgcaaaagttgctctcatcagaaaagaggactttggaccactgagcaacagaccaggtctgtttttctttagcccaggtaagacacttctgacgttgtttgttcagcagcggcttgacaagaggaatacgacatctgaagcccatgtccaggatccgtctgtgtgtggtggctctttatgcactgactccagcctcagtccactccttgtgaaagtccccaacacttttgaatgaccttttcctgacaatcctctccagattgcggtcatccctgcttcttgtgcacctttttcttccacacttttcccttccacataactttctattaatgtgctttgatacagcactttgggaacatccaacttccttcgcaattaccttttgaggctttccctccttatggagggtgtcaatgatggttttctgcacaactgtcaggtcagcagtcttccccatgattggaGACcatgagagaccatttaaaggctcagaaaccctttgcaggtgttatggcttacttagctaatTAGAGTagaacactgtgagcctagaataatgcaccttttcacaatattctaatttactgagattgtggatttggggttttcatgagctgtaagccataatcatcgcacttatgacaaatcacagcttgaactatcttgctttgcatgtaatgtgtctcatatattagtttccccttttacgttgcattactgaaaaaaattaacttttgcacgatattcaaatttttcgaggaTCACCTGTATAGCTGTAGCCAGCTCTGTAACTGCTGACCTTTCATGCTTTGTCACTGCAGCTGGAGTTAGATGGAGAGCGGATTGACTTGCCCAATCTGGAAGGCATTGTGGTGCTAAATATAGGCTACTGGGGAGGTGGCTGCAGGCTGTGGGAAGGAATGGGAGATGAACCATACCCCTTGTCTAGGTAGGTAATCATAAAGAAAGATGAACCAAGCTGTATATAAACTTATGACAACTTTGGTGTGACTGCCATCGGTGTATAAagctctaactttttttttttttattttaacaaatagagCTGCTACTAAAGGGTTAAAATACTTATTAGAATGCTCGCTGTAGAATACTTGCTGTTCCTAGATCTGATAGGTGCTGCTAAGGCTTTGATCCCCGTTCATTACATGCGAGTGATCAGGTCTACTGCAATTTCGAACTGCATCTATGCAGGGAAATGGCAATAAGATTGTTTTAGTCTGGTTTCCCTGGGACCAACTTATTGAGTCTAATTCGCTGTGCATAGAAACACTGAACTTTGATTCatgtattcaatgcatctctatgaggagattctaatTGGCGTGGAGATGGCTCTGTTTGCAACAGACACTTGCTGCTAATTTATTCGTGTTCAGAAAATAAGTGATCCATTTTACCCTCTTGTTTCCCTTTAATAGTTGGACAGGTCTTGGATACAGTCTTCAGTGGTTTGACATGCTTGGGTCCAAAAGCAAGGCATATTTTCTGTTTGTTACCTTTCTCAAAAGTTTTTTGCAAATTAGCCATGCCACTGAGATATGTTATAATTGTGGCAGAACGAACACTGTAATAGTGCTTTGCTGACATTAGCACAAAGACACAGGACCTGATTTTCTGTTGAACTGTTTGAATTTACAGACTGATAAATAAGAATTGATTATGAAAAAATAAGAACAGATTTAATACTGTcctagttttttattattattattattattattattatgtactttgttTTACAATTATCTTAACTgtggtaaaaaaacaacaaaagaccAATAATACCCAGAATTTAATACAATTTTTCTTGATTTAGAATTTTACAAATTTCCTCATTGCAGACATGATGATGGCCTTTTGGAAGTTGTCGGAGTTTATGGTTCCTTCCACTGTGCTCAGATTCAAGTGAAGCTGGCAAATCCAGTGCGGCTTGGCCAGGCCCACACTGTACGGGTAAGTGGTGGACCCTATAAGGTTTTAGATTAGTGGATGTTTGATACGTGGACACATTTAGATCCGCACTACCTTCTTGCTGATCAAACCAAACAGACCTTTTACAAGGTAAACTGAACCAAACATGTGAATATGATTCTTACCTTATCTATGCCAAAG comes from Pelobates fuscus isolate aPelFus1 chromosome 5, aPelFus1.pri, whole genome shotgun sequence and encodes:
- the DGKE gene encoding diacylglycerol kinase epsilon, which codes for MEPDAERGLGLALVTVCAVLIPVLITVWCSVRRGRRQRGPARDGKHSWEHTDLFGRPTYCSECGVHILRGLYCRCCGLCADQACVKKAARRFACKEGESGAAWSHRWVRGNVPLCSQCTVCGLQCGSQPKLCDYRCIWCQITVHDECMQDRIKTANCDFGEFRNLIIPPSYLSSVSQIKKGKPADYKKLASSLGAQWTPLIVLANTRSGNNMGEVLLSEFKGLLNPAQVFDLSKISPFKALQLCTLLPPNSAKVLVCGGDGTVGWVLDAVDEMKIKCLENFVPQVAILPLGTGNDLANSLGWGPGFAGDVPVEQILRNVMDADSVKLDRWKVQVTNKGYSLRKPKVLSMNNYFSVGPDALMALNFHTHREKTPSLFSSRLVNKAVYLFYGTKDCLVQECKDLNKKIELELDGERIDLPNLEGIVVLNIGYWGGGCRLWEGMGDEPYPLSRHDDGLLEVVGVYGSFHCAQIQVKLANPVRLGQAHTVRLILKSSKMPMQVDGEPWAQGPCTITITHKTHAKMLYHVGDQTDDEASSSSDQEQHRDVNQSDEEI